In Magallana gigas chromosome 1, xbMagGiga1.1, whole genome shotgun sequence, the sequence AAAACAGTACAGTAACCATTAACTATTATCATTTTGAGTGAGTATTCTCTTCCGTTCCCCAGCTATAATATGACACAACGTCTAGACAATCGTCTGGAAAACACGTTCGCATTTAGCCTTTTGACTTCTTACTATTACACATTTATCGTGCAACGTAGAAATGTGTTATACCGTAGTAAATATATCTTCATAGAAATAATTTCGTTGCATCTTTTTGCCTTTGCTACAAGTCTCTCTAACAAAATGTTTCTGCAAAGTGAgatcacaggatgaatctctgccattcagtcaactgaaatgtgactgaaaggtaactgaaatttgactgaatggcatagctatgccattcagtcacctttccagaccattcagttaagattcagttgactgaatggcagagattcatcctgtggaTATCGTTTTTGATATGCCATCATAGGCTTAGAAAGAATCGACCTGTATTCGTTTAGAGACAAAGCAAGAACATTAAAACACGAACCCTtaaaaattagatttatttataaaacataacaaacaaaaaatgactttaaatgacactaaaaaaaatatgaaattgtttataaaaagtaaTATAATGACGTGTGTTGAACTGGAGTACGTAGTTTTAGGAGACATtctcagtagtatattctcataTTTTAGCGCATATCGCACCACATTTCCGCTTATTCAAATACGAGTGCGTACTATTGTAAATGATAACCACTGTTACAAAGAGATGTGTGGCTCAATATGCCcacattaataatttttttttgcaaaatggtTCTTTTCACGAGCTCATTTACTGTTTTAGTTGCTGGATTCTTTTtactttatctttaaaaagataaacaaagtttgcattaaaaataaaacactgaGGTTGTTTTTATTGTGTTATATGTCAAAACTGTATGGTTTATTTTAGCTTTTGAATTGCATcagcatacatgtaattgtaaacacatacattttcaaataataaaagaaaatgtttcaatACGATACACTTACAGAACTAGCCTttcaacaacatatttttaaccAGTTTCCGAATACACATATATTCAGGTTTTCGGATGTAATAATTAAGACAGTTTATCGTACTGGGACTCTTGGATGATTTCTCCAAGCTCATGATAAGCGGTGCTGTTATCATCTACGTTGAGATGGTACGTAGATTTAGAAGACGGCTGTGCCTGTTCTGGATCCTTACCAACTCTATGTAAATGTGAATCGAGATTTTCGTTGTTTGTTTGTTGACTACAAATAGTGTTTCGTAGTTTTCTAGGGAAGAAAAAAGAATCGGCATAAACCTTAtttggtaagaaaaaaaatataaaagcagTTTTCTGTTTATCAAACAGTCAATTTATTAGTTAGATAGATGTAAAACTACATACCCGATTATAAAAAACGCATTGAGCAGCCCACTAAAGATTAGAAACGTCACAAAGACATACAGCAGTGTGGAATTTGATTCTTTAGACTCAACATCCAAGGTGGCAGACTCAAATACTacaattttgtttcatattttgatttaaaaacaaattaaatgataatgtattataaatacatataattacATAATCTTTCATTTAAATCAACTGCTGATACCTCGGTCACAGCGTTCACCCTGAAAACCAACGTCGCATCCACGTGGACATTGACCAGTCTCATGATGACACTGTTCCCCATATAAGTATAGGTAGTTTCCGCATGTTAACGAACACCCTTGTCCATAGGTATTGTTACCGCAAGCTAAgagtatatcaatttttttttttttcaaagacgTTTATACAGTAAGAGTATTAGGAAAAATGGTCATCTTGGGAAATTGATCTTTCAAATATATGTTCGTACAATTATAGGTATATAGGTATATAGTGACGGATTGTTGGACCTTTTCATGAGTTGAATTAGTTGAAAAAAACTCTGTTTTTCTAGAAGTAGCCTGATATGGCTTTTagcttattattattattattattattattattattattattattatttttggtaaaaataatatgatattagatCTGCACTTATGTAAAACAATTACCTTGTTTACAACCATTCCCTCTATAACCACTATCACATCCGATCAGACAAGTACCATTAATGTAATGGCATTGTCCTTTGTTTAGGCAGAATCCACATGATTGGTTGCAGTGTAGACCAAATTTACCTTCATTGCACTCTGTAAGATTAATATAAGTgaacatttcataaaattaatcagCAATTAGAGCACTAGTATAAAAGGAAACACAAATGTGTTACTTGTATCGCAGGTGACGCCTTTCCACCCCACTTGGCATCCTCCCTCACACTGCCCTGTAACCCTGTCACATCTGTATGGAACTCTACAGTTGATGTTACACTGTCCCTGGCAGTTGTAGCCATACCGACCTTCGGGACAAGCTATTTAAATGACAAATTGAATCCATGTAAAAGAAAGTTATTCATATTGACAGTTTTAATGACACTTTACGCCATACTATAGGCATGTTGTTTGAATTTCTtagttctaattttaaaaaaaataaatatataaaccgATTAATAGAAACTTTTACGCAGAGGATTCCACCattccattttaaaaatatacttgtAACGTTCACATTTTACCTACCTTTGTCACACTTGACACTATACGAGCCATTATTACATCCGTTTAGACAGCTACCATTCACATTATGACACGGCTCATTATTTTTACAGTTCCCGCAAACCTGGAGACATCCAATGCCGTATATTTTGTCGTTACATTCTGTGATAGAATATGACATGATAAGGATTTTTTTCAGTATTCCCTTGAGGATAATACAatcttttatattatttagtCATGCAATATCGATAACTTTGCTAATTCTTAGTTATTAggtttgtgattttatttatatttaaaatgtgcaCTTAAGAAAACCGTTTAGTCATTacgttcatatacatgtatcaccacTTACGTGCAATACAATTTGGACCTGTGTATCCAGCTACACAACCAAGACACGTTCCATCCACGATGTTACAATGACCTTCCTGACAGTTAACTGGACACGGTAAGGAACAGTCCTCTCCGTAATTTCCTAGTGTGGGACATCcttttaaatgcatataaatgAGAGGGATATGTACGCAATTccaagagtgttttatattttatgaacattttttacaCAAGTTGTGGTTCATTTTTAATGTCATAACTAAAACATAATTTCATATGATGACAGCATAATTTCAtatcataattcatatatattcatACCATGCCCACTGACGGTCTAATACAGACCACAATATGAAACGtggatcaaattaaaaaaattgttctgaTGAAGCTATAAAAAAcaacttaagaaaaaaaatatatatataaaaaaacgcAATCTTCTGATGAAAAacttaatagcgagcgcagctcgccggcgcgcagcgccggcgagcgaagcgagctctaagaaccagtgtgcgcgggaaaaagaacgagctaaacctacagttcatcaaacaaatttttttgtcaacgtcccataatgctctctaatgttttcacccgtggtgctatgccaaaaatggccgacttttaactcgtaatttacggtgacttaaagtttgaagacacgttttgagtaccgcatatgctttggcgagactcaaaagatttgttacatgcttccatacctccgtattgagtcgagaaacgtaaacaaagacgaacaaagtcatggatgacgtcacagtgcactcgcgctatatttcccgcgataaatttagaggtggatcaaacatctgtaacgAGTGTACTGGCTTTTTCAGTAtaagactgcgatacctgcctcatttacatataatttgtttttaatttttttttaatatagagattttatgtatatatactagcaagagccatactttactgtcatatctatccatttttaagctaattgtgcatgcaggcaggtaagtatatgagtagggaggaaataaacaataggatattttgaactaaataaaaaggaataaaatgaaaaaataaacatttaaaaaaattatgtagatattgcatatagtcagaccatcaaatttaaaagtgggaaattacacacctacaaacaggaaccgggctctctctctcctctctctctctctctctctctctctctctctctctgggtagggggttgcgctgtatgtatcataaccattaaaattagtacatttggcatacttattgtagagcaatactctctcaaaaattctttgaccttcgttgatacctaaataaaactataagttgacaatgatgcaaggtatgtgtaattcttgctgcgctcaccagaacggtagcaccgtaaaacatattaatatgtGGTATTGATATATACAATTGATAGCTAAGTTTTGTTGAGTAATGATCTTCTCCCGATTATTATTCAGCCCCGATTCTACAAATAATTTAGCGCCTGTTTCGGACCAACAGTTTCCTGTTAAATGAATATGGCTCCCCATTGAACACTCTCGCAAAAAGCAGaaagataaaaacatttaatgacaatgtagatatacatgtaatgctgACACACTTTTAACGGATATGCAACATCTACTTATCACTCGGTACACTCTTAATCTATTACAATTGAGTGGCGTCATCATGGTCTGCACATTGATCCAATAGAATCTTTTGGCGTCAATAAATTTTGATCCACAATTCAATGTAAATTGCATATGGCTTTCATCTTTCATtttcgcgagaatcaaagtttaatttttgggtgaccagaaaaaaaaatatttcaagaatttCATACTTTTAAAGGGTAAATACATCGATTTTTTTCTCGTAGTTAATTTTCAGAAGATTTTTTAGTGAGCCATAGAACAATGAACTGACATGAACTCTGACGTCATAATCAAGTAAAATATGTGGAAAAAAGTGGAAAAAACTGTAATAACGGAATACATAAATTTAATAACCGAAATCTGCCGAATTTACAAAATCCTCTAAATCTAGAAATCAAACAGATGCAATCGTTTCATGCAAACCAAGTGTATAACATTCTAAAGTGttgttttgttataat encodes:
- the LOC117688334 gene encoding platelet endothelial aggregation receptor 1-like isoform X2, yielding MEWNLLCFLFSTLTSFGATYENLALNKTAWQQHPYPDRPWGAERAVDGQKSDLSVYGLQCTESANKQTTAEWRVDLGEILSIHHIFIQYRTENTVWDANNGYTRRFLGYSVYISNSTNKEDGVLCFKDTNYTRATIPNPTNVTCITHGRYVIYYNNRTNPPDPNDLDLYAYNELCEVEVYGCPTLGNYGEDCSLPCPVNCQEGHCNIVDGTCLGCVAGYTGPNCIAQCNDKIYGIGCLQVCGNCKNNEPCHNVNGSCLNGCNNGSYSVKCDKACPEGRYGYNCQGQCNINCRVPYRCDRVTGQCEGGCQVGWKGVTCDTKCNEGKFGLHCNQSCGFCLNKGQCHYINGTCLIGCDSGYRGNGCKQACGNNTYGQGCSLTCGNYLYLYGEQCHHETGQCPRGCDVGFQGERCDRVFESATLDVESKESNSTLLYVFVTFLIFSGLLNAFFIIGKLRNTICSQQTNNENLDSHLHRVGKDPEQAQPSSKSTYHLNVDDNSTAYHELGEIIQESQYDKLS
- the LOC117688334 gene encoding platelet endothelial aggregation receptor 1-like isoform X3 is translated as MEAALLFCLFIVMINLGGAYENLALNKTAWQQHPYPDRSWGAERAVDGQKSDLSVNGLQCTVSGNKQTTAEWRVDLGEILSIHHIFIQYRTENTVWDANNGYTRRFLGYSVYISNSTNKEDGVLCFKDTNYTRATIPNPTNVTCITHGRYVIYYNNRTNPPDPNDLDLYAYNELCEVEVYGCPTLGNYGEDCSLPCPVNCQEGHCNIVDGTCLGCVAGYTGPNCIAQCNDKIYGIGCLQVCGNCKNNEPCHNVNGSCLNGCNNGSYSVKCDKACPEGRYGYNCQGQCNINCRVPYRCDRVTGQCEGGCQVGWKGVTCDTKCNEGKFGLHCNQSCGFCLNKGQCHYINGTCLIGCDSGYRGNGCKQACGNNTYGQGCSLTCGNYLYLYGEQCHHETGQCPRGCDVGFQGERCDRVFESATLDVESKESNSTLLYVFVTFLIFSGLLNAFFIIGKLRNTICSQQTNNENLDSHLHRVGKDPEQAQPSSKSTYHLNVDDNSTAYHELGEIIQESQYDKLS
- the LOC117688334 gene encoding uncharacterized protein isoform X4 translates to MEAALLFCLFIVMINLGGAYKNLALNKTAWQQHPYPDRPWGAERAVDGQKSDLSVYGLQCTESANKQTTAEWRVDLGEILSIHHIFIQYRTENTVWDANNGYTRRFLGYSVYISNSTNKEDGVLCFKDTNYTRATIPNPTNVTCITHGRYVIYYNNRTNPPDPNDLDLYAYNELCEVEVYGCPTLGNYGEDCSLPCPVNCQEGHCNIVDGTCLGCVAGYTGPNCIAQCNDKIYGIGCLQVCGNCKNNEPCHNVNGSCLNGCNNGSYSVKCDKACPEGRYGYNCQGQCNINCRVPYRCDRVTGQCEGGCQVGWKGVTCDTKCNEGKFGLHCNQSCGFCLNKGQCHYINGTCLIGCDSGYRGNGCKQVFESATLDVESKESNSTLLYVFVTFLIFSGLLNAFFIIGKLRNTICSQQTNNENLDSHLHRVGKDPEQAQPSSKSTYHLNVDDNSTAYHELGEIIQESQYDKLS
- the LOC117688334 gene encoding platelet endothelial aggregation receptor 1-like isoform X1; this translates as MEAALLFCLFIVMINLGGAYKNLALNKTAWQQHPYPDRPWGAERAVDGQKSDLSVYGLQCTESANKQTTAEWRVDLGEILSIHHIFIQYRTENTVWDANNGYTRRFLGYSVYISNSTNKEDGVLCFKDTNYTRATIPNPTNVTCITHGRYVIYYNNRTNPPDPNDLDLYAYNELCEVEVYGCPTLGNYGEDCSLPCPVNCQEGHCNIVDGTCLGCVAGYTGPNCIAQCNDKIYGIGCLQVCGNCKNNEPCHNVNGSCLNGCNNGSYSVKCDKACPEGRYGYNCQGQCNINCRVPYRCDRVTGQCEGGCQVGWKGVTCDTKCNEGKFGLHCNQSCGFCLNKGQCHYINGTCLIGCDSGYRGNGCKQACGNNTYGQGCSLTCGNYLYLYGEQCHHETGQCPRGCDVGFQGERCDRVFESATLDVESKESNSTLLYVFVTFLIFSGLLNAFFIIGKLRNTICSQQTNNENLDSHLHRVGKDPEQAQPSSKSTYHLNVDDNSTAYHELGEIIQESQYDKLS